A stretch of the Massilia sp. W12 genome encodes the following:
- a CDS encoding pyridoxal phosphate-dependent aminotransferase, producing MPASRLAHIAPFHVMEILKRAQAMQAAGRDMISMSIGEPDFGAPPPVVAAAAEAMAQGRLQYTNALGLPALRQALSQHYADNFGLDVPAQRIVLTAGASGALLLACAALVEPGAQVIMPDPCYPCNRHFVAAFNGRAQLLPCGPEQGFQPRAAQIEQAWADDSAGVLLATPSNPTGTSIAQDELAQILALCQARGGFAIIDEIYQGLRYTGAPHSALALSDQVTVINSFSKYFHMTGWRLGWMVVPEDLLEAVERLAQNLFICPSAIAQYAALACFTPEAQAIYRARKEEFAQRRSYILGAMRELGFVIPQEPDGAFYVYADCRRFLGARWPDADALCNALLEETGVVLTPGKDFGPATASDYLRLSYATALPRMREAVQRMQRFFQQHGML from the coding sequence ATGCCGGCTTCGCGTCTTGCGCATATCGCGCCGTTTCATGTGATGGAAATCTTGAAGCGCGCGCAGGCGATGCAAGCCGCTGGCCGCGATATGATTTCGATGAGCATAGGCGAGCCGGATTTCGGCGCGCCGCCGCCAGTGGTGGCCGCCGCCGCCGAAGCCATGGCGCAAGGGCGGCTGCAATACACCAATGCGCTCGGCTTGCCGGCTTTGCGTCAAGCGCTCTCGCAACACTATGCCGACAACTTTGGTCTGGATGTGCCGGCGCAGCGGATTGTGCTGACCGCCGGCGCTTCCGGCGCCCTGCTGCTGGCCTGCGCCGCGCTGGTCGAGCCGGGTGCGCAAGTCATCATGCCCGACCCTTGCTACCCCTGTAACCGGCATTTCGTGGCCGCCTTCAATGGCCGCGCCCAGCTGCTGCCCTGCGGCCCGGAACAGGGATTTCAACCGCGCGCGGCGCAAATCGAACAAGCTTGGGCAGACGACAGCGCCGGCGTCTTGCTGGCCACCCCATCCAACCCGACCGGCACGTCGATTGCACAAGACGAACTGGCGCAGATTCTGGCGCTGTGCCAGGCGCGCGGCGGCTTTGCCATCATCGATGAAATTTATCAGGGCTTGCGCTACACCGGCGCGCCGCACAGCGCGCTGGCGCTGTCGGATCAGGTGACGGTGATCAACAGCTTTTCCAAGTATTTTCATATGACCGGCTGGCGTCTGGGCTGGATGGTTGTGCCGGAAGATTTATTAGAAGCGGTTGAACGGCTGGCGCAAAACCTGTTTATCTGCCCGTCCGCCATCGCGCAATATGCCGCGCTGGCCTGTTTTACGCCCGAAGCGCAAGCGATTTACCGCGCGCGCAAAGAAGAATTCGCGCAGCGCCGCAGCTATATTCTGGGGGCCATGCGTGAGTTGGGTTTTGTGATTCCGCAAGAACCGGACGGCGCTTTTTATGTGTACGCTGATTGCCGCCGTTTTCTGGGTGCGCGCTGGCCGGATGCGGATGCGCTGTGCAATGCGCTGCTGGAAGAGACTGGCGTGGTGCTCACGCCCGGCAAGGATTTCGGCCCGGCCACCGCCAGCGATTATCTGCGCCTGTCCTACGCCACCGCGCTGCCGCGCATGCGCGAAGCGGTGCAACGCATGCAGCGCTTTTTCCAGCAACACGGCATGCTATGA